A region from the Desulfomarina profundi genome encodes:
- a CDS encoding MFS transporter — translation MKMRGYAIIIAAFFTVSIAYGIRYGYGMLLPGMIKSLEIGKTEAGIIYASYFVAYTLFSPLLGLLSDRYDSRLILTVFPALMATGALLMSYAVTLGQAAVFFSLAGIGHAACWAPVVSLVQLWVKDGHRGTALAFATMGSGVGIASWGMILPVVVERSSWQAGWYAMGIFGLFVAVLNFILVRNPPGEDDSQQCCEKSRKNWKNKPSYMQILKKKQLWLIGFSYLLIGFIVLIPFTFLGVYGVEELHLPYRDATRLFSLLAVSGMAGKIILGILSDKWGRVQVMMLCGALLGTGCLGIVNLSAFQLKICSVAMVGLGFGAVWPVYAAAAMDFFPRAVAGTVIGLWTVFLGIGSILSPVICGWTIDRSGSYFGPFMIGFIASVFSVLLLIPGLKQSGVTAWKAEEY, via the coding sequence ATGAAGATGAGGGGATACGCAATTATCATTGCGGCATTTTTTACGGTGTCCATTGCTTACGGTATTCGGTATGGATACGGGATGCTGCTCCCCGGAATGATCAAGTCCCTTGAAATCGGCAAGACGGAGGCCGGAATCATATATGCGTCATATTTTGTCGCTTATACACTTTTTTCACCCTTACTCGGATTACTCTCCGACAGGTATGATTCCCGCCTGATTTTAACTGTTTTTCCCGCGCTGATGGCGACTGGTGCCCTGTTGATGTCATATGCCGTCACACTGGGACAGGCGGCTGTTTTTTTCTCCCTGGCAGGAATAGGCCATGCGGCCTGTTGGGCTCCGGTAGTCTCCCTGGTGCAACTGTGGGTAAAGGATGGTCACCGGGGCACGGCGCTTGCCTTTGCCACCATGGGGAGTGGAGTAGGTATCGCCTCCTGGGGAATGATTCTGCCGGTTGTTGTTGAGCGCTCATCCTGGCAGGCAGGCTGGTATGCCATGGGTATTTTTGGTCTTTTCGTGGCGGTGCTGAATTTTATTCTTGTAAGAAACCCTCCAGGGGAGGATGATTCTCAACAGTGCTGTGAAAAGAGCAGGAAGAATTGGAAAAACAAACCGTCATACATGCAGATTTTGAAAAAAAAACAGCTGTGGCTTATCGGTTTTTCATATCTGCTTATCGGTTTTATCGTTCTTATACCTTTTACTTTTCTCGGTGTTTATGGAGTCGAGGAACTGCATCTGCCATACAGGGATGCAACACGGCTTTTTTCGCTGCTTGCCGTGTCGGGAATGGCCGGAAAAATTATTCTGGGAATTTTGTCTGATAAATGGGGCAGGGTTCAGGTGATGATGCTCTGTGGAGCCCTGCTTGGCACGGGATGTCTGGGTATTGTTAACTTGAGTGCTTTTCAGTTGAAAATTTGTTCTGTTGCAATGGTTGGATTGGGATTTGGAGCTGTATGGCCCGTCTATGCCGCAGCGGCAATGGATTTCTTTCCCAGGGCTGTGGCGGGTACTGTCATCGGTTTATGGACTGTTTTTCTTGGAATTGGTTCCATATTGTCACCGGTGATCTGCGGCTGGACAATTGATCGATCCGGTTCCTATTTCGGGCCATTTATGATAGGATTTATTGCGTCGGTTTTTTCAGTACTTCTGCTGATTCCAGGGCTTAAACAATCGGGTGTTACAGCCTGGAAAGCAGAAGAATACTAA
- a CDS encoding sigma-54-dependent Fis family transcriptional regulator, whose protein sequence is MDENLFFKKATLLICSSLDVEVALWRCFEFIRTYLPADAMYLNIYEPSISGIRYVAMADDRGGKKIGQSIKLPVGLIQAIESGRRLKDYLIINRPDDDPLGRIITTELQLKEYSFIALRLFIEGHRLGVIDLFAKGHNRFSEDHARLLAQLREPFAIAMANALKHQELLDLKESLVSDNRYLNSELISRAGDEVIGAETGLKDVMDKVIQIAHLKTTVLLFGETGTGKEVIANAIHRQSPRRDEPFIKVNCGAIPENLIDSELFGHEKGAFTGADSQKRGRFERANKGTIFLDEIGELPPWAQVRLLRVLQTQEIERVGGSPPIRLDIRVIAATHRNLEKMVEEGSFREDLWFRINMFPIFIPPLRARPGDIPLLASWFIKKKSKELGITPVPGIAPEALSNLTKQSWPGNVRELENVVERALIQHRHGPLYFHHPQKLSPVMENDFSLQVTPVPVPLDEVIRTHIIEALQAAKGKINGSDGAAAMLAIHPNTLRNKMKKLGIKFGRKVKRFSK, encoded by the coding sequence ATGGATGAAAACCTGTTTTTCAAAAAAGCCACTTTATTGATCTGCAGTAGCCTTGATGTGGAAGTCGCCCTGTGGCGGTGTTTTGAGTTTATCCGCACTTACCTGCCGGCAGACGCCATGTATCTCAACATTTATGAACCGAGCATCAGCGGTATCCGTTACGTAGCCATGGCCGATGACCGGGGCGGAAAGAAAATCGGCCAGTCGATCAAGCTACCGGTCGGCCTGATCCAGGCAATCGAGAGCGGCAGGCGTCTCAAGGATTATCTCATCATCAACAGACCCGATGACGACCCCCTTGGAAGAATCATCACCACCGAACTGCAATTAAAAGAGTATTCCTTTATCGCCCTGCGCCTCTTTATCGAAGGTCATCGCCTGGGAGTAATAGACCTGTTTGCCAAAGGACACAATCGTTTTTCCGAAGACCACGCACGCCTGCTCGCCCAGCTGCGCGAACCCTTTGCCATTGCCATGGCCAATGCCCTGAAACATCAGGAACTGCTGGATTTGAAGGAAAGCCTGGTCTCGGATAACCGCTATCTCAACAGTGAACTTATTTCCCGGGCAGGAGACGAGGTCATCGGTGCCGAAACAGGGCTGAAAGACGTCATGGACAAGGTGATTCAAATCGCCCATCTCAAAACCACTGTGCTGCTGTTTGGCGAAACCGGAACAGGAAAAGAGGTCATAGCCAATGCCATTCATCGCCAATCACCACGACGGGATGAGCCGTTCATCAAGGTCAACTGTGGCGCCATCCCGGAAAACCTGATCGACAGTGAACTGTTCGGTCATGAGAAAGGCGCTTTCACCGGGGCAGACAGCCAGAAACGGGGCCGCTTTGAACGGGCCAACAAGGGTACAATCTTTCTTGACGAGATAGGAGAACTCCCTCCATGGGCTCAGGTCAGGTTATTACGGGTCCTGCAGACCCAGGAGATTGAGAGGGTCGGTGGTTCTCCACCGATCAGGCTGGATATCAGGGTGATTGCCGCCACCCACCGGAACCTGGAAAAGATGGTTGAAGAGGGAAGTTTCAGGGAAGACCTGTGGTTTCGCATCAATATGTTTCCAATTTTCATCCCTCCCCTTCGTGCCCGCCCTGGGGACATACCTCTTCTGGCCTCATGGTTTATCAAGAAAAAATCAAAAGAACTCGGCATCACTCCCGTGCCCGGCATAGCGCCTGAAGCCCTGTCGAACCTCACCAAACAATCCTGGCCCGGCAATGTGCGGGAACTTGAAAATGTTGTGGAACGTGCTCTCATTCAGCATCGCCACGGCCCCCTCTATTTTCATCATCCGCAAAAACTTTCCCCGGTAATGGAGAATGATTTTTCCCTCCAGGTAACACCTGTTCCTGTGCCCCTTGATGAAGTTATCCGGACACATATTATCGAGGCACTCCAAGCCGCAAAGGGAAAGATCAACGGCAGTGACGGAGCTGCAGCCATGCTGGCCATCCACCCGAATACTCTCCGCAACAAAATGAAAAAACTGGGTATTAAGTTTGGTCGCAAAGTTAAACGGTTCAGTAAATGA
- a CDS encoding TRAP transporter small permease, translating to MESIDKILQFIAEKLKVVGAFFLFGMAILTCVDVVGRLFKHPIFGSVELVSFMGVIAIATSLPFTHAEEGHIGVELFIRKFPKKVRDIVKLFTETICLILFILVTWRMFIYSYKVRESGELSMNLQLPEYWIIFLLAACFVILTMTIFVSILKTISNLRKR from the coding sequence ATGGAATCAATTGATAAAATACTGCAGTTTATTGCAGAGAAATTAAAAGTTGTCGGGGCATTCTTCCTGTTTGGAATGGCCATTCTGACCTGTGTGGATGTGGTGGGTAGACTGTTCAAACATCCCATATTCGGTTCGGTGGAACTGGTCAGTTTCATGGGGGTGATCGCTATCGCCACTTCGCTGCCCTTTACTCATGCGGAGGAAGGACATATCGGAGTTGAGCTGTTTATCCGTAAATTCCCGAAAAAAGTACGGGATATCGTTAAACTGTTTACGGAAACAATCTGCCTGATTCTCTTTATCCTGGTGACCTGGAGGATGTTTATCTACAGCTATAAAGTCAGGGAATCAGGTGAGCTGTCCATGAACCTGCAGCTACCTGAATACTGGATTATTTTTCTGCTGGCGGCTTGCTTTGTCATCCTCACCATGACAATTTTTGTAAGTATTCTAAAAACCATTTCAAATTTGAGAAAAAGATGA
- a CDS encoding NADPH-dependent FMN reductase, translating to MILMGISGSIREKSYNTGLLQSVVRCLPEGVSLTLFDCAGLPLYNGDVDADKENKPGEVQRLLDELALCDGVIFATPEYNYSISGVLKNAIDWASRPAYKSVLAGKPVAILSGAKGVVGGARAQNHLRDIFSSTLSPVVPSPPFLVPEVQKKFDDRGVLTDEGTKIRLQRYIEDFVAWVNLLDKR from the coding sequence ATGATACTTATGGGGATCAGTGGCAGTATCAGGGAAAAATCTTATAATACCGGATTGTTGCAGAGTGTGGTGCGCTGCCTGCCTGAGGGTGTGTCCCTTACTCTTTTTGATTGTGCCGGGTTACCCCTGTACAATGGTGATGTTGATGCAGACAAGGAAAACAAGCCTGGTGAAGTTCAGCGCTTACTCGATGAACTTGCACTCTGCGATGGTGTCATTTTTGCGACTCCTGAATATAACTACAGTATTTCCGGTGTGTTGAAGAATGCAATCGACTGGGCTTCCCGACCAGCCTACAAATCGGTTCTTGCCGGAAAACCGGTGGCGATTCTGAGTGGGGCCAAAGGTGTGGTTGGAGGAGCCAGGGCCCAGAATCATCTGCGGGATATTTTTTCCAGCACCCTTTCTCCTGTTGTTCCCTCACCTCCATTTCTGGTTCCTGAGGTTCAGAAGAAGTTTGATGACAGGGGAGTGCTCACGGATGAAGGGACAAAAATCCGTTTGCAGCGATATATTGAAGATTTTGTAGCGTGGGTTAATCTTCTCGATAAACGGTGA
- a CDS encoding 4Fe-4S dicluster domain-containing protein → MKKYAFIIDIAKCENCNNCFLSCKDEHCGNNWPGISLSQPLHGQRWINIRRRERGEFPFIDVAYLPQPCFHCDNAPCVRAAGNGAVYRREDGIVIIDPEKAKGREEIVSSCPFGAIWWNEEAQIPQKCTFCAHLLDQGWKKTRCVQACPTSALSSVFLEDKELERLIREEGLERYGGERQDAKPRCFYKNLHRYTRAFIAGTVATGDKLRSDCVEGATVRLLKDGNPVAEQKSDAFGDFKFDGLEADGSVYIVEVLSSAGERHTVEIELKKSCFTGTVRV, encoded by the coding sequence ATGAAAAAATACGCTTTTATCATCGATATCGCCAAATGTGAAAACTGCAATAACTGTTTTCTTTCCTGTAAAGATGAGCACTGTGGCAACAACTGGCCCGGAATCAGTCTGTCCCAACCCCTTCATGGTCAGCGCTGGATAAATATCAGGAGAAGGGAAAGGGGGGAATTCCCCTTTATTGATGTTGCCTACCTGCCGCAACCCTGTTTTCATTGTGACAATGCCCCCTGTGTGCGGGCAGCGGGAAACGGGGCCGTGTACAGGAGGGAGGACGGGATAGTGATTATTGATCCGGAGAAGGCAAAGGGGAGAGAGGAAATAGTCTCGTCCTGTCCCTTTGGCGCCATCTGGTGGAATGAGGAAGCGCAGATTCCCCAGAAATGCACTTTCTGTGCCCATCTTCTAGATCAGGGATGGAAAAAAACACGGTGTGTACAGGCCTGTCCCACCAGTGCTCTCTCCTCTGTTTTTCTGGAGGATAAAGAACTTGAACGGTTGATCAGGGAAGAGGGACTGGAGAGATATGGCGGAGAACGGCAGGATGCGAAACCCCGTTGTTTTTACAAAAATCTCCACAGGTATACTCGAGCCTTTATCGCGGGAACCGTTGCAACGGGAGATAAGCTGAGATCGGATTGTGTTGAAGGGGCAACTGTAAGACTGCTCAAAGATGGTAATCCTGTAGCTGAACAGAAAAGTGATGCTTTCGGGGATTTTAAATTTGATGGACTGGAAGCTGATGGATCTGTTTACATTGTTGAGGTGTTATCTTCTGCAGGAGAAAGACACACAGTAGAAATTGAATTGAAAAAGAGTTGTTTTACCGGTACGGTCAGGGTCTAG
- a CDS encoding tetratricopeptide repeat protein, producing the protein MSEKWEKLNQNVISAIQRGDYEVALADAQAAFEVAEKEKGDGRNMAVSLNNLGELYHLLGRFDEAEKVLLQSLELFERQNGEQSVEVADALANLAELYLRMEQFVEAEEILLRILAICEKENLDPLFPLESLATALLGQGKMSEARSRLEQALEVGENSFGKDHPDLGEILKRLGTVEQQSGNLDGAEKYFRRVLVLYENSIGVDHPFFASILSHLAGIYLARGHFQAAEPLLNQAVGIYRQDSPDGHPELAETLEKLAGMYGGLGKREKAEDYQKQAVEMYVAVLGKDHPAVAQAWNSLGELYLQDKKVVQARKLFNDSLAVREKIFGENHPAVAQSYNNLGILHSMCGERSLAVKQHQRALKIRKAAFGEQHPAITQSLENLAGLARESGKLQEAKKYLLQSLSIWKSAMGQEHPAVAQSLHNLATLEMMAGNNGDAEHMLLEARKILEKDRVANEMHLLIVYETLAALYKTMGRNMEAGEFAARIHKIKKPEHMRKRG; encoded by the coding sequence ATGAGTGAGAAGTGGGAAAAATTAAATCAGAATGTGATTTCCGCCATTCAAAGAGGGGACTATGAGGTGGCTCTTGCCGATGCACAGGCCGCTTTTGAAGTGGCTGAAAAAGAAAAGGGTGATGGCAGGAACATGGCCGTGTCTCTCAATAATCTGGGTGAATTATATCATCTCCTGGGCAGGTTTGATGAGGCCGAAAAGGTTTTGTTGCAATCTCTGGAATTGTTTGAAAGGCAGAATGGAGAACAGTCAGTCGAAGTGGCTGATGCCCTTGCCAACCTTGCCGAATTGTACCTGCGAATGGAGCAGTTTGTAGAGGCGGAAGAGATACTCCTCCGGATTCTTGCTATCTGTGAAAAGGAAAACCTTGACCCGTTGTTTCCTCTGGAATCTCTGGCAACTGCCCTGCTCGGCCAGGGAAAGATGAGCGAAGCACGTTCCCGCCTTGAGCAGGCATTGGAGGTAGGAGAAAATAGTTTTGGCAAAGATCATCCTGATCTTGGAGAAATCCTCAAGCGATTGGGCACTGTTGAGCAGCAGTCTGGAAATCTGGATGGTGCCGAAAAATACTTCAGACGGGTTCTGGTCCTTTATGAAAACAGTATTGGTGTGGATCATCCATTCTTTGCTTCAATTCTCAGTCACCTTGCCGGAATATACCTGGCCAGAGGTCATTTTCAGGCTGCTGAACCACTCCTGAACCAGGCGGTGGGGATTTACAGGCAGGATTCACCTGACGGCCATCCTGAACTGGCTGAAACCCTAGAAAAACTCGCTGGTATGTATGGCGGACTGGGAAAAAGAGAAAAAGCGGAAGATTATCAGAAACAGGCGGTGGAAATGTATGTGGCCGTTCTTGGTAAAGATCATCCCGCTGTGGCCCAGGCCTGGAACAGTCTTGGGGAGCTCTACCTTCAGGATAAAAAAGTTGTTCAGGCCCGGAAACTGTTCAATGATTCTCTGGCTGTTCGGGAAAAAATTTTCGGAGAGAATCATCCTGCTGTAGCCCAGTCATATAACAATCTTGGTATACTCCACAGTATGTGTGGGGAACGTAGTCTTGCCGTGAAACAGCACCAGAGAGCATTAAAAATCAGAAAAGCCGCCTTTGGTGAACAACATCCAGCCATTACCCAGTCTCTTGAAAATCTTGCAGGGTTGGCCAGGGAATCTGGAAAACTCCAGGAGGCAAAAAAATATCTGCTCCAGTCTCTTTCAATCTGGAAATCAGCCATGGGCCAGGAACATCCTGCTGTGGCTCAGAGTCTGCATAATCTTGCCACTCTGGAGATGATGGCCGGAAATAACGGGGATGCTGAACATATGCTCCTTGAAGCACGAAAAATCCTTGAGAAGGATCGGGTTGCCAATGAAATGCATCTTCTTATTGTGTATGAGACATTGGCGGCGCTCTACAAGACTATGGGCAGGAATATGGAGGCCGGTGAGTTTGCCGCCCGTATTCACAAGATCAAGAAACCTGAACATATGCGGAAAAGAGGTTAA
- a CDS encoding TRAP transporter substrate-binding protein, which yields MKKIVFTCTLVLAFFTFLLVTPSNSTAKTVTLKYANFFPPTHIQSKLAESWCREVEKRTDGRVKIEYYPGGSLLKGKQIYDGVADGIADIGFSVLAYTRGRFPVISALDLPFGYTSGITATAVANELYNKLKPKEFNDTKLMYLHAHGPGFIHTRNKQITKLEDLKGLRIRSTGMSAEAVKALGATPVAMGMADSYQSLQKGVVDGSAYPLEANRGWKLGEVTKYAVCVYPVAYTTTFFVTMNKDKWSAIDKKDQDAIEAINAEWSIKHGEAWDSSDLAGLRFFMEQGNTAAGLDQKEVERWKKAVAPVIDKYAAGLDKKGIDGAAVIKTIRDGLKARM from the coding sequence ATGAAAAAAATCGTTTTTACCTGTACGTTGGTCCTGGCTTTTTTCACATTTTTACTTGTAACTCCGTCCAATTCCACTGCAAAAACTGTAACACTGAAATATGCAAATTTCTTCCCTCCGACTCATATTCAGAGCAAACTGGCTGAGTCCTGGTGCAGGGAAGTAGAAAAGCGCACTGATGGCAGAGTAAAAATAGAATATTACCCCGGCGGCAGTCTTTTGAAGGGAAAACAGATTTATGATGGTGTTGCTGATGGTATCGCGGATATCGGTTTTTCTGTTCTGGCGTATACCCGTGGACGTTTTCCTGTAATTTCCGCTCTGGATCTACCTTTCGGATATACTTCCGGCATCACGGCCACCGCTGTGGCCAATGAATTGTATAATAAATTGAAGCCAAAAGAATTCAACGATACGAAGCTGATGTATCTCCATGCCCATGGACCCGGCTTTATTCATACCAGAAATAAGCAGATCACCAAACTTGAAGATTTAAAAGGACTGCGGATCAGGTCCACAGGTATGAGTGCGGAAGCGGTAAAAGCTCTTGGTGCAACTCCGGTTGCAATGGGCATGGCAGATTCCTATCAGAGTCTGCAGAAAGGTGTTGTAGACGGTAGTGCTTATCCCCTGGAAGCAAACAGAGGCTGGAAGCTCGGTGAAGTGACCAAATATGCTGTCTGTGTTTATCCTGTTGCCTATACGACGACATTTTTTGTTACCATGAATAAGGATAAATGGAGTGCCATCGATAAAAAAGATCAGGACGCGATTGAGGCCATAAATGCGGAATGGTCCATCAAGCACGGTGAGGCCTGGGATTCAAGTGATCTGGCAGGACTCCGCTTTTTTATGGAACAGGGAAATACTGCAGCCGGCCTGGACCAGAAAGAGGTTGAGCGCTGGAAGAAAGCTGTGGCACCGGTCATCGATAAGTATGCAGCCGGACTCGATAAAAAAGGTATAGACGGGGCTGCTGTAATAAAAACTATTCGTGATGGTCTTAAAGCCAGAATGTAA